One Glandiceps talaboti chromosome 2, keGlaTala1.1, whole genome shotgun sequence genomic region harbors:
- the LOC144444978 gene encoding uncharacterized protein LOC144444978, with product MSANPSTRVMLWRLPRTRGTVFEMSMASVPSFKIFHNPYTIAYSWGEDRSVVLAQESAIPGYKYAEVVARLESDYPGKTAVFAKDIPHFLNGNMDYLPVGYLHTFLIRDPKKLCVSYYKVFNAGIGDAFEDDVREKYLSYMINMKPLWDLYCHVTGTLQQKPIIIESDDLVMSPREVLQKYCSGTGLPFHESMLNWKPGTTQHWFPKFLDTCSDAYNAAVTSTCFLPSTKVPGATSYTEEPELPEEIWKIIESNQAIYHDMYQRKITI from the coding sequence ATGTCAGCAAATCCATCAACAAGGGTAATGCTATGGCGTCTACCTCGTACAAGGGgaacagtttttgaaatgtCCATGGCTTCTGTCCCCTCGTTCAAGATTTTCCACAATCCTTATACAATTGCTTATTCATGGGGAGAGGACCGAAGTGTAGTACTTGCACAAGAGTCAGCAATACCTGGCTATAAATATGCCGAAGTGGTAGCAAGACTCGAATCTGACTATCCAGGAAAGACCGCTGTCTTTGCAAAGGATATACCGCATTTTCTGAATGGAAACATGGATTATTTACCCGTAGGCTATCTCCATACCTTTCTTATCAGAGATCCAAAGAAATTATGTGTATCCTATTACAAAGTGTTCAATGCTGGTATTGGTGATGCTTTCGAGGACGATGTTCGTGAAAAATATCTTTCTTATATGATAAACATGAAACCACTTTGGGATCTATATTGTCACGTGACAGGAACATTACAACAGAAGCCAATAATCATCGAATCAGATGATTTAGTCATGTCTCCTCGAGAAGTTCTACAGAAATACTGCAGTGGAACCGGCTTACCATTTCACGAATCCATGCTGAACTGGAAACCGGGTACCACACAACACTGGTTTCCAAAGTTTCTTGACACATGTTCTGATGCCTACAACGCAGCAGTGACAAGTACTTGTTTTCTGCCATCCACAAAAGTACCAGGGGCGACATCATACACTGAAGAGCCTGAACTCCCAGAAGAGATTTGGAAAATTATAGAATCTAACCAAGCAATCTATCATGACATGTACCAAAGAAAAATCACTATTTGA
- the LOC144444989 gene encoding uncharacterized protein LOC144444989: MSANPSTRVMLWRLPRTRGTVFEMSMASVPSFKIFHNPYTIAYLWGEDRSVVLAKESAIPGYKYAEEVEELESDYPGKTAVFGKDIPHFLNGNMDYLPVGYLHTFLIRDPKKSCLSYYKVFKAGISEKLEDDVREKYLSYMINMKPLWDLYCHVTGALQQKPIIIESDDLVTSPREVLQKYCSETGLPFHESMLNWKPGNTGHWPQKVLDLQSRSGVYNAALTSTCFLPPTKEPGATSYTDEPELPEEIWKIIESNQAIYHDMYQRKITI; encoded by the coding sequence ATGTCAGCAAATCCATCAACAAGGGTAATGCTATGGCGTCTACCTCGTACAAGGGgaacagtttttgaaatgtCCATGGCTTCTGTCCCCTCGTTCAAGATTTTCCACAATCCTTATACAATTGCTTATTTATGGGGAGAGGATCGAAGTGTAGTACTTGCAAAAGAGTCAGCAATACCTGGCTATAAATATGCCGAAGAGGTAGAAGAACTCGAATCTGACTATCCAGGAAAGACAGCTGTCTTTGGAAAGGATATACCGCATTTTCTGAATGGAAACATGGATTATTTACCCGTAGGCTATCTCCATACATTTCTCATCAGAGATCCAAAGAAATCATGTTTATCCTATTACAAAGTTTTCAAAGCTGGTATTAGTGAAAAATTGGAGGACGATGTTCGTGAAAAATACCTTTcttatatgataaatatgaaacCACTTTGGGATCTATATTGTCACGTGACAGGAGCATTACAACAGAAGCCAATAATCATCGAATCAGATGATTTGGTCACGTCTCCTAGAGAAGTACTACAGAAATACTGCAGTGAAACCGGCTTACCATTTCACGAATCCATGCTGAACTGGAAACCTGGTAACACTGGTCATTGGCCTCAGAAAGTTCTTGATCTCCAATCCCGTTCTGGTGTCTACAATGCAGCACTCACAAGTACTTGTTTTCTGCCACCCACAAAAGAACCAGGGGCGACGTCATACACTGATGAGCCTGAACTCCCAGAAGAGATTTGGAAAATCATAGAATCTAATCAAGCAATCTATCATGACATGTACCAAAGAAAAATCActatttga
- the LOC144444999 gene encoding uncharacterized protein LOC144444999, producing MSPNPSTRVMLWRLPRTRGTVFEMSMASVPSFKIFHNPYTIAYSWGEDRSVVLAQESAIPGYTYAEVVERLESDYPGKTAVFAKDMPHYLNGNMDYLPVGHLHTFLIRDPKKLCLSYYKVFNAGIGDGYKDDVREQFFSHVINMKPLWDLYCHVTGTLQQKPIIIESDDLVMSPREVLQKYCSETGLPFHESMLNWKPGNTGHWPQKVLDLQSRSGVYNAALTSTCFLPSTKIPGATSYTDEPELPEEIWKIIESNQAIYHDMYQRKITI from the coding sequence ATGTCACCAAATCCATCAACAAGGGTAATGCTATGGCGTCTACCTCGTACAAGGGGAACAGTGTTTGAAATGTCCATGGCTTCTGTCCCCTCGTTCAAGATTTTCCACAATCCTTATACAATTGCTTATTCTTGGGGAGAGGATCGAAGTGTAGTACTTGCACAAGAGTCAGCAATACCTGGCTATACATATGCCGAAGTGGTAGAAAGACTCGAATCTGACTATCCAGGAAAGACTGCTGTCTTTGCAAAGGATATGCCACATTATCTGAATGGAAACATGGATTATTTACCCGTAGGCCATCTCCATACATTTCTTATCAGAGATCCAAAGAAATTATGTTTATCCTATTACAAAGTTTTCAATGCTGGTATTGGTGATGGATACAAAGACGATGTTCGTGAACAATTCTTTTCTCATGTGATAAACATGAAACCACTTTGGGATCTATATTGTCACGTGACAGGAACATTACAGCAGAAGCCAATAATCATCGAATCAGATGATTTAGTCATGTCTCCACGAGAAGTACTACAGAAATACTGCAGTGAAACCGGCTTACCATTTCACGAATCCATGCTGAACTGGAAACCTGGTAACACTGGTCATTGGCCTCAGAAAGTTCTTGATCTCCAATCCCGTTCTGGTGTCTACAATGCAGCACTCACAAGTACTTGTTTTCTGCCTTCCACAAAAATACCAGGGGCAACGTCATACACTGACGAACCTGAACTCCCAGAAGAGATTTGGAAAATCATAGAATCTAATCAAGCAATCTATCATGACATGTACCAAAGAAAAATCACTATTTGA